One Candidatus Niyogibacteria bacterium genomic region harbors:
- a CDS encoding site-2 protease family protein → MSGSVDFIFSITVLIMSVVVHEVSHGYAAYSLGDPTAKNEGRLTLNPLKHLDPFGSVLLPLILVLIRSPFIFGWARPVPYNPYNLSNQRWGPALVGAAGPASNIFVAFIFGILGFLLPLTASIREELWVKFVFGFLTRQISLGVIGSNFVESVYAIFLLIIFINLLLAFFNLVPIPPLDGSKVLFALIGRHWPELEYFMERWGFMVLIFFIFFLFRFIFPVILWAFRLITGVGLF, encoded by the coding sequence ATGTCAGGATCAGTAGATTTTATATTTTCAATAACGGTTTTGATAATGTCGGTCGTGGTGCACGAGGTTTCCCATGGTTATGCCGCTTATTCCTTGGGCGACCCCACAGCAAAAAACGAGGGCCGTCTTACGCTTAATCCGTTAAAACACCTTGATCCGTTCGGCTCCGTGCTTTTGCCTCTTATTTTAGTTTTAATTAGATCCCCGTTTATTTTTGGTTGGGCCCGACCGGTTCCGTATAATCCTTATAATCTTAGTAACCAACGTTGGGGACCAGCCTTGGTTGGTGCTGCGGGGCCGGCTTCAAATATTTTTGTTGCGTTTATTTTTGGGATATTAGGATTTCTTTTACCACTTACTGCCAGCATTAGGGAAGAGCTGTGGGTTAAATTTGTTTTTGGTTTTTTGACCAGACAGATATCTCTTGGTGTGATTGGGTCAAACTTCGTAGAATCCGTGTATGCTATTTTTCTGTTGATAATATTTATAAACCTGCTTCTTGCTTTTTTCAACCTTGTGCCCATTCCTCCGCTTGACGGCTCAAAGGTGCTTTTCGCTCTCATAGGCCGGCACTGGCCGGAGCTTGAGTATTTTATGGAACGGTGGGGGTTTATGGTTCTCATCTTTTTCATATTTTTCCTCTTTCGTTTCATTTTCCCCGTTATTTTATGGGCCTTTCGTCTGATAACCGGAGTTGGGTTGTTTTAA
- the rpsL gene encoding 30S ribosomal protein S12: MPTFNQLIKRGRKPLIRKSKAVALRRGFNVLKNRPIFYPSSFKRGVCVKVSTVTPKKPNSALRKVARVRLTNGMEVTAYIPGEGHNLQEHSVVVIRGGRVKDLPGVRYHIVRGVLDTAGVDKRKQQRSKYGAKRPKQ, translated from the coding sequence ATGCCGACTTTTAATCAGCTGATAAAAAGGGGCCGCAAGCCTTTAATAAGGAAGTCTAAAGCCGTTGCCCTGCGGCGCGGTTTTAATGTCTTGAAAAACAGGCCGATATTTTATCCGTCGTCTTTTAAGCGCGGAGTCTGCGTTAAAGTCTCGACGGTTACGCCTAAAAAGCCCAATTCGGCTTTGCGTAAGGTGGCCAGGGTCCGGCTTACCAACGGTATGGAGGTTACGGCCTACATTCCGGGCGAAGGGCACAATCTGCAGGAACACTCGGTGGTGGTGATTCGCGGCGGCAGGGTGAAGGATTTGCCCGGCGTGCGCTATCATATTGTTCGGGGCGTTCTTGATACCGCCGGCGTTGATAAACGAAAACAGCAAAGAAGCAAATACGGAGCCAAAAGACCAAAGCAATAA